The Vicia villosa cultivar HV-30 ecotype Madison, WI linkage group LG1, Vvil1.0, whole genome shotgun sequence genome includes a region encoding these proteins:
- the LOC131605293 gene encoding uncharacterized protein LOC131605293, giving the protein MSKLLPTLQFHHLIILSSALAYLIIPSHCSNNTCRSYCGNITIDYPFALQNGCGHPGFRDLLFCINNVLMFHITSGSYRVLQIDYAYQALTLHEPHMSTCETIFLGTKGNGFSVEPWRAPYMNPTSDNVFMLISCSPSSPLFQGFPGKHLPCRNVSGMGCEEYYGCPAWDIMGHKKIGSSSFFGSGPPECCAVPYESIKGINLSKLECEGYSSAYSVAPLKVDGPGDWAYGIRVRYSVQGSGEFCGACQATGGSCGYGSDGIRQVCMCGSFNSTSNCDSVGLVSSGARSMKLKMFAGFLTYLLAWMTASWI; this is encoded by the exons ATGTCCAAATTGCTCCCTACCCTCCAATTCCATCACCTAATCATTCTATCATCAGCACTAGCCTATCTTATTATCCCTTCACATTGTTCCAACAACACATGTCGATCATATTGCGGAAACATAACTATAGATTACCCATTCGCCTTGCAAAACGGATGCGGCCACCCAGGCTTTCGTGATTTACTCTTCTGCATAAACAATGTTCTCATGTTCCATATAACCTCGGGTTCCTACAGAGTCCTACAAATCGATTACGCGTATCAAGCTCTCACACTTCACGAGCCACATATGTCAACATGCGAAACAATCTTCCTAGGAACCAAAGGTAACGGTTTCTCAGTCGAACCATGGCGGGCGCCATACATGAACCCGACATCCGACAACGTATTCATGCTCATTTCATGTTCTCCTAGCTCACCATTGTTTCAAGGCTTCCCTGGTAAACACTTGCCTTGTAGAAATGTTTCTGGTATGGGCTGTGAAGAGTATTATGGTTGTCCTGCTTGGGATATAATGGGCCATAAAAAGATAGGCTCGTCGTCGTTTTTCGGGTCTGGTCCCCCAGAGTGCTGCGCGGTTCCGTATGAGTCTATTAAGGGGATTAATCTAAGTAAGCTGGAGTGTGAGGGTTATAGTAGTGCTTATAGTGTTGCGCCGTTGAAGGTTGATGGGCCTGGTGATTGGGCGTATGGGATTCGTGTGAGGTATTCTGTTCAAGGGAGTGGTGAGTTTTGTGGGGCATGTCAGGCTACTGGTGGAAGTTGTGGGTATGGTTCTGATGGGATTAGACAAGTTTGTATGTGTGGGAGCTTCAATTCAACTTCAAATTGTGATTCAG TGGGCTTAGTATCGTCGGGAGCGAGGTCTATGAAGCTGAAAATGTTTGCAG GATTTTTGACCTATTTGCTAGCATGGATGACAGCCAGCTGGATTTGA
- the LOC131605284 gene encoding cysteine-rich receptor-like protein kinase 42, giving the protein MQNINILRGIIIISSLLSCITCFYNDAAVHEAGLTCGSYQYPGDSAGISLMQSLMVTMDALSFQVKQHGWGAQTLVGNWHPMYALGECRRDLNPAQCYTCFIQARQLLSRCMPKVSGRIYLDGCFLRYDNYTFFDEGVDFTHDTTTCSAEKGGTVGPIHVGVVIGNVSKGAGEHMFAVNEEGGVFGLAQCWETVDKWSCQRCLREAGKRVQECIPSSEGTSLFTGCFMRYSTRKFYNGIFVRNDTWTGIPPPPLPPREKKGVWIIAACIMSVIVVILFIVPLIFRRKKSTTPHEKRNNNFGASPSFANVTGFSFRYDVLERATSYFDPANKLGLSGGEGSVFKGTLPSGRMVAVKRLFFDTRQWTDVLFNEVNLINGTQHKNVVKLLGCSIDGLESLLVYEFLPWKSLDQILFDKDSEHALPWEKRFQIICGIAEGLAYLHEGSGTKIIHRDIKPSNILLDEALNPKIVDFGFSLGSAENTSHLNTRITYKAPECLNKGELTEKADVYAFGVMVTEIVSGKKNSAFPQSSNSVLQCAWKNYKANNITTSVDPALLGNFVAEEASNALQVSLLCTQSSPPLRPSMSEVVQMLTKKDYNIPIPIQQPFINYTRHTRDNRTASTVSFASIGHASSRSSFHSTTSSLHQGEEVTLLENSFSSSSKFNSSRSPDSDIQVNIVLAQPRVAS; this is encoded by the exons ATGCAAAATATCAACATTTTACGCGGAATCATCATAATATCCTCATTGTTGTCATGTATAACTTGCTTCTACAATGACGCTGCGGTGCACGAAGCTGGTCTCACCTGTGGTTCTTATCAATACCCTGGTGATAGTGCTGGCATCAGCTTAATGCAAAGCTTGATGGTTACAATGGACGCGTTATCCTTCCAGGTGAAACAACATGGATGGGGAGCACAAACATTAGTCGGAAATTGGCATCCGATGTACGCGTTAGGCGAATGTCGTCGCGATCTCAATCCAGCGCAATGCTACACTTGTTTCATACAAGCAAGACAGTTGTTATCGAGGTGCATGCCGAAGGTTTCGGGTAGAATTTACCTCGACGGTTGTTTTCTTCGTTATGATAACTATACTTTCTTTGATGAGGGTGTGGACTTCACGCATGATACCACAACGTGTTCGGCGGAAAAGGGGGGGACGGTTGGTCCGATACATGTTGGAGTGGTGATTGGGAATGTGAGTAAAGGTGCCGGGGAACATATGTTCGCGGTGAACGAGGAGGGTGGTGTTTTCGGATTGGCGCAGTGTTGGGAGACGGTTGATAAATGGAGTTGCCAGAGGTGTTTGAGAGAAGCAGGGAAGAGAGTGCAGGAATGTATTCCTAGTTCTGAGGGTACAAGCTTGTTTACCGGTTGTTTTATGAGGTATTCAACGCGTAAATTCTATAACGGCATCTTTGTGCGGAATGATACTTGGACTGGtattcctcctcctcctcttcctcctcGAG AAAAAAAGGGCGTATGGATAATCGCTGCATGCATAATGTCAGTAATTGTGGTAATCTTATTTATCGTCCCACTCATATTTAGGCGCAAGAAGAGTACAACACCGCATGAAAAAA GAAACAACAATTTTGGCGCGTCGCCTAGTTTTGCCAACGTAACTGGTTTTAGTTTTAGGTACGACGTGCTAGAAAGGGCGACAAGTTATTTCGATCCTGCAAACAAATTAGGCCTAAGTGGAGGCGAGGGTTCTGTGTTCAAAGGAACACTCCCCTCAGGAAGAATGGTTGCTGTCAAACGTTTGTTTTTCGATACAAGACAGTGGACAGACGTGTTGTTCAACGAGGTCAATTTGATAAACGGAACTCAACATAAGAATGTGGTGAAACTTTTGGGTTGCAGCATTGATGGCCTTGAAAGCCTCTTGGTTTATGAATTTCTTCCCTGGAAAAGTCTTGATCAAATCCTTTTCG ATAAGGACTCAGAACATGCGCTACCTTGGGAGAAACGGTTTCAAATCATATGCGGGATAGCCGAGGGCTTAGCATATCTTCATGAAGGATCCGGAACAAAGATCATTCACAGAGACATAAAGCCTAGCAACATTCTACTCGATGAGGCTCTAAATCCAAAAATTGTTGATTTTGGTTTTTCTCTTGGTAGTGCTGAAAATACATCTCATCTTAACACTAGAATCACATATAAGGCTCCAGAGTGTCTCAACAAAGGAGAATTAACAGAGAAGGCAGATGTATATGCTTTTGGTGTGATGGTTACTGAAATTGTTAGTGGTAAAAAGAACAGTGCTTTCCCACAAAGCTCAAATTCAGTACTCCAATGT GCGTGGAAGAATTACAAGGCAAACAACATTACAACATCAGTTGATCCTGCTCTACTTGGAAATTTTGTGGCAGAAGAGGCATCAAATGCTCTCCAAGTTTCACTTCTTTGTACACAATCTTCTCCTCCTCTTAGACCATCAATGTCAGAAGTAGTTCAAATGCTAACAAAAAAAGACTACAATATTCCCATCCCAATACAACAACCATTCATCAATTATACTAGGCATACTCGAGATAACCGAACCGCTTCCACCGTGAGCTTTGCGTCAATTGGACATGCAAGTTCAAGGTCATCTTTCCATAGCACGACTAGTTCGTTACACCAAGGTGAAGAGGTGACACTTTTAGAgaattcattttcttcttcttctaagttCAACAGTTCAAGGAGTCCTGATTCAGATATTCAAGTAAACATTGTGTTAGCTCAACCAAGAGTGGCATCATGA
- the LOC131605301 gene encoding uncharacterized protein LOC131605301, which translates to MEATDNSSESTVTNGSQRLPGMVNWGTATVIAMFAGMLYGGSREASSSVSKDAEVMLKLGSTEDKRAQYRLMRDAMEKRFIRVTRGALVGGVRLGMFTAAFYNIQNLLAEKRGVHDVFNVVGAGSATASAFGLIMPGSFRWRARNMALGSVLGAAFCFPLGWIHLKMVEIANEGEAHSDQREVKSGVSAAIERLEGNLRK; encoded by the exons ATGGAAGCCACCGATAACTCATCAGAATCCACCGTTACAAAT GGTTCTCAAAGACTACCTGGTATGGTTAATTGGGGCACAGCAACGGTTATTGCAATGTTTGCAGGCATGTTATATGGTGGTAGCAGAGAGGCGTCTTCTTCTGTT AGCAAGGATGCAGAAGTGATGTTGAAACTTGGGAGCACAGAAGATAAACGAGCCCAATATCGATTGATGAGAGATGCAATGGAGAAACGGTTCATTCGAGTTACACGAGGCGCACTGGTTGGAGGGGTACGGCTTGGAATGTTCACTGCTGCATTTTATAACATACAAAATCTTCTTGCAGAGAAGCGAGGAGTGCATGATGTTTTCAATGTTGTGGGAGCTGGATCAGCCACTGCATCAGCTTTTGGTTTAATAA TGCCAGGATCTTTTCGTTGGCGCGCAAGGAATATGGCACTAGGATCAGTACTGGGAGCAGCATTTTGTTTTCCTCTTG GTTGGATCCATTTGAAGATGGTAGAAATAGCTAATGAAGGGGAGGCACATTCAGATCAGAGAGAAGTAAAGAGTGGGGTTAGTGCTGCAATTGAGAGACTTGAAGGAAAtttaagaaaatga
- the LOC131625147 gene encoding ribose-phosphate pyrophosphokinase 1-like, protein MISLRNAVRCNNAVVFLNSANGIPYRSAELSANGSTSIPSFLVAPNTRIHDLVNINRLRIFSGTANPALAQEIACYMGLDLGKIKIKRFADGEIYVQLQESVRGCDVFLVQPTCPPANENLMELLVII, encoded by the exons ATGA TCTCCCTCCGTAACGCCGTC agATGCAATAATGCCGTAGTCTTTTTGAACTCGGCGAACGGAATTCCATATCGTTCCGCTGAACTTTCAGCTAACGGTTCAACTTCCATTCCGAGTTTTCTCGTGGCGCCTAACACTCGTATCCATGATCTCGTTAACATAAATCGTCTTCGCATATTCTCCGGTACCGCCAATCCCGCACTCGCTCAG GAAATTGCATGCTATATGGGCCTGGATTTGGGAAAAATTAAGATAAAGCGTTTTGCTGATGGTGAAATATATGTCCAACTGCAAGAGAGTGTCAGAGGGTGTGATGTGTTTCTTGTGCAGCCCACATGTCCCCCTGCGAATGAGAATCTTATGGAGCTTCTAGTAATTATATAG
- the LOC131625239 gene encoding ubiquitin-conjugating enzyme E2 4-like, whose amino-acid sequence MVNPRTKEGSLLKLLSFKLASRTTIHKRINVSAAPSSKRRDMDVMKLMMTDYKVETINDGMQEFFVEFHGPKDSIYQEGVWKIRVELPDGYPYKSPSIGFVNKIYHPNIDEL is encoded by the exons ATGGTGAATCCAAGGACAAAGGAAGGAAGTTTGTTGAAACTATTGAGCTTCAAATTGGCCTCAAGAACTACGATCCACAAAAGGATAAACGTTTCAGCGGCTCCGTCAAGCAAACGCCGAGACATGGATGTCATGAAGCT GATGATGACTGATTACAAAGTGGAGACCATCAATGATGGCATGCAAGAATTCTTTGTTGAATTTCACGGACCTAAAGACA GTATTTATCAAGAAGGTGTGTGGAAGATAAGAGTGGAGTTACCTGATGGTTATCCTTATAAGTCTCCTTCTATTGGTTTTGTCAACAAAATTTACCATCCTAATATAGACGAATTGTGA